A genomic region of Alnus glutinosa chromosome 11, dhAlnGlut1.1, whole genome shotgun sequence contains the following coding sequences:
- the LOC133882259 gene encoding chloride channel protein CLC-e, with translation MRSLECAILRFPNLQHHRYYQLLPLPLVSASFRNKSSQSFNTSLVVHKCNGIGLRPPCALPESGHSESLVHGDEDKDVDGSKQEEKQQVRTPTTTAVTEEANSGTIISSCLVGLLTGIAVVVFNNAVHEIRDFFWDGIPSRGASWLREEPTQVIWMQVILVPACGGLIVSFLNLLRTAPALQVDQDSSPPPAPAISFSLFDNVKSALRPFLKALAACVTLGTGNSLGPEGPSVEIGASIAKGVGTLFDKNPHRKLSLVAAGSAAGISSGFNAAVAGCFFAIESVLWPSPAESSLSLTNTTSMVILSAVIASVVSEVGLGSEPAFKVPEYDFRSPSELPLYLLLGMLCGFVSLTLSRCTSYMFVIVDNLHKSVGIPRALFPVLGGLIVGLIALAYPEILYWGFENVDILLESRPFVKGLSAGLLLQLVGVKIVATSLCRASGLVGGYYAPSLFIGAATGMAYGKFISFAVSQSNSMINLSILEVASPQAYGLVGMAATLAGVCQVPLTAVLLLFELTQDYRIVLPLLGAVGLSSWITSGQTRRRDVTEIKKLEHNSSTTQQPGMSSCSTSGLSSSSSSTLAEKAFYISNLCEVESSLCVNDFDIEAKDMEKRISVSEAMRTRFVTVLMSTSLKDAVSLMLTEKQSCAMIVNDNNILIGLLTLGGIEEFSKIVKARSERPKELLVSEMCTLDGEMCQVPWTATPGMDLRFAQMIMTKHGLSQVPVVLEHFEDRIGHPVGLLDAECINVTCRALATRESLG, from the exons ATGCGGAGTTTGGAATGCGCAATATTGCGCTTCCCCAATTTGCAGCATCACCGTTATTATCAGTTGCTTCCACTTCCACTCGTCTCTGCTTCTTTCCGCAACAAATCTTCACAATCTTTCAACACCTCATTAGTAGTACACAAATGCAACGGGATAGGGCTCAGGCCTCCTTGTGCTCTGCCTGAAAGTGGACACTCCGAATCTCTCGTCCACGGCGACGAGGATAAAGATGTGGACGGTAGtaaacaagaagaaaagcagCAGGTGAGAACACCAACAACAACTGCTGTCACCGAAGAAGCTAATTCAGGAACAATAATTTCCTCATGCTTGGTCGGTCTTCTTACTGGTATCGCTGTCGTGGTCTTCAACAACGCA GTACACGAGATACGTGACTTTTTCTGGGATGGGATACCGTCTCGAGGTGCGTCATGGTTGAGAGAAGAGCCCACTCAAGTAATCTGGATGCAAGTCATTTTGGTCCCTGCTTGTGGGGGCCTCATCGTAAGCTTCTTGAACCTGCTTCGAACTGCTCCTGCTCTGCAAGTGGACCAAGactcttctcctcctcctgCGCCAGCCATTTCGTTTTCCCTATTTGATAATGTTAAGTCTGCATTGCGACCATTCTTAAAGGCACTTGCTGCCTGTGTCACCCTCGGCACTGGTAATTCATTGGGGCCTGAAGGTCCCAGTGTTGAGATAGGCGCTTCCATTGCCAAGGGAGTTGGCACTTTGTTCGACAAAAATCCCCATAGAAAGCTCTCCCTTGTGGCTGCGGGATCAGCCGCCGGAATCTCCTCCG GGTTCAATGCCGCTGTAGCTGGTTGTTTTTTCGCTATAGAGTCGGTGTTGTGGCCATCACCAGCGGAGTCGTCATTATCACTTACAAATACCACTTCCATGGTTATACTAAGCGCCGTAATAGCTTCTGTAGTTTCAGAAGTTGGTCTTGGTTCTGAACCAGCATTTAAAGTCCCGGAGTATGACTTCCGCTCACCTAGTG AGCTTCCACTGTATTTATTGTTGGGCATGCTATGCGGCTTCGTTTCGTTGACCTTATCTAGGTGCACATCATACATGTTTGTAATTGTCGACAATCTTCACAAATCCGTTGGCATACCAAGGGCTTTGTTCCCTGTACTGGGTGGCTTAATTGTTGGGTTGATAGCCTTGGCATATCCTGAAATCCTTTACTGGGGCTTTGAGAACGTTGACATTTTGTTGGAATCTCGGCCGTTTGTTAAAGGTTTGTCTGCTGGTCTATTGCTTCAGCTGGTAGGAGTTAAAATAGTAGCAACTTCTTTGTGCCGAGCCTCTGGATTAGTAGGAGGCTACTATGCCCCCTCCCTCTTTATTGGTGCTGCAACAGGCATGGCATATGGGAAATTCATTAGTTTTGCGGTTTCTCAGTCCAATTCTATGATTAATCTCTCCATATTGGAAGTGGCATCGCCACAAGCATATGGCCTG GTTGGAATGGCTGCTACTCTTGCAGGGGTATGTCAGGTACCTCTCACTGCAGTTCTATTACTTTTTGAATTGACACAGGACTATCGGATAGTCCTACCACTACTAGGAGCTGTAGGGTTATCCTCATGGATTACTTCTGGACAGACGAGGAGAAGAGATGTCACGGAGATTAAAAAACTCGAGCATAATAGTTCTACAACTCAACAACCTGGAATGTCTTCCTGTTCTACAAGTGgcctatcttcttcttcttcttctacactCGCTGAAAAGGCATTTTACATTAGCAACCTTTGTGAAGTTGAAAGTTCTCTTTGTGTAaatgattttgatattgaagcCAAAGATATGGAAAAGAGAATATCAGTTTCAGAAGCCATGAGAACAAGATTTGTGACTGTCTTAATGAGCACTTCACTAAAAGATGCAGTAAGTCTCATGCTTACAGAAAAGCAGTCCTGTGCAATGATTGTTAATGATAATAACATTTTGATTGGTTTACTGACACTTGGAGGCATTGAAGAGTTCAGCAAAATTGTGAAAGCAAGAAGCGAAAGACCCAAG GAGCTTTTAGTATCTGAAATGTGTACTTTGGATGGGGAAATGTGTCAAGTACCATGGACTGCTACACCGGGCATGGATCTCCGTTTTGCTCAAATGATTATGACTAAGCACGGTCTAAGTCAAGTCCCAGTCGTTTTGGAGCATTTTGAAGATCGCATAGGGCACCCAGTTGGCCTCTTAGATGCAGAATGTATCAACGTAACTTGCAG AGCTCTAGCAACCAGAGAATCCCTCGGCTAA